TGAACACAGAATTGAGAAACATATTGAGCTAGAGCCGAATGAAGAACGTTTAGTATTATTAGAAACTCCACAGCTCTCTATAGAATCTCTAAAAATTTCTGAAGCTAACCTCGAAATTATAGAATATCCTGGAGAATTTGTGATTAGCAAAGTCATTAAATTACCTGAGCCTTTAAAACCTAGGATAACTGTTGAATTAGATTCGAATAGAATTCAGATGTATTCTTCCGCTAGAAAGGAGTTAAGCATTAGATGTGCTAATGATGAGGATTATGATATAAATCTTGTTGTAGAGCAAGTTGAGAAAGTCAATGTGGATATAGAGGTAAAGCAGCAATCAATAGTTGTGGAAAAGAATGGAAATAATAGGCTATTGATAGATGTTATACCTAAGAATATAGGTGAAGGGAAAATAATTGTTATACTCTCTGCATATAGAGAAAAAACTAGGATAGCTCGCTATGAATACTCAATTATGGTCGAGGTTCTACCATCATTTAAGATTTCATACATTAAGACCAAAGGATTACAAGGAAAATATGTTCTGAGGGGACAGCCACTAACATTGAGTATAGGGGTAATAAACCATACAGGTGAACTCATTGAAATAGATCTAGGTGGTGATGGTGCTAAGCCTATTCTTAATAAGTTGATAATATTGCCAGAGGTTACAGAATATGATGTGGATATCATGGTTGAGGGGGAGAAGCCCGCAATTATCTTCTCAGATGGGGTATATACTGATAGGAGAGATCTCGATGTAGAGGTTGTTAAACCCTATGCAGAGTTTGAGCTAGAGACAAGAAAGATCTATGTAGGTCTAGTAAATGATGTGAGGTTTCAAATCAAGAATCCCTTCAACCAGTCTATAAATGTAAGTATTAAGGACATTGTATACTCCAATAATCTGGAGATAGTAGAAACACTATCATATCTACCACTCGTTATACCTCCTTACAGCAGCGAAGAAATAAAATTAAAGATTCGAGGGCTGACACCAGGTAAGGTCAATATAGCTCTAATTAGTATTGTGGAATATGGAGCTGAATCAAATGAATTTAAAAAAGATTTTGAACTAGTCCTAGAAATACCATTAGATGTAGGTATCCAGAAGCAGGATAGAATAGTTCTTCCCTATATATATCATTTACCCTCATCAAAAATCGATATTCAGAAATTATATATGAAAACAGATTTCTCACTAATTATACGTAACATATCGAACAATACGCTTCACGAAGCGATCAATATAGTTGTGAAGCCTCATGAAACCATAGACAGATACATACATGTTAAGTGTGAAAAGGATCTTCTTTATCATTTAGAGCCAAGTAATGAAGAGGATATTAGATGTATAATGGAAGTGGATCTAGGTTATCCTCATGATATTGCTAAGCTAATGTACATAGCGAGTATAGGCAATATAGAATTATTGAAGGGCGAAATAGTATATAACATAGAGCATGAAAATTTTGTAACAGTTGAATATGTGAGAACAGGCTTCAATGAAAAATGTCCTTATCCCTATGCTGAACAAGAGGATTACATCAGAGTCTACATGCCGATACATCAGGATCCAACAGTATGTGGATCTCTGACAGAATATTCAAAGCTACTTTTAGAAGTTGTTAGGAGTCTGCGAGGAAAGTTGGAAGAGATAGGTGGTCTTGATCCTTTGTGGAGTGAAGTCTATGGAGCTCTCTTTGGTTTGGTTACAGGTAGAAATGTGAAGAATTTACATGAGGTTGTCCAAAAGATTGTTGAGAAGATAGATGAAAAGGTTGAGGAATCTGTTATAGTGCCAGCATTGATATGGAAATATGTGTTGATTAAGCTGATATCTGGGGAGGATACAGAGGCTATCAAGAACATTAGACCTAGCATATTGATGTTTACCCACAACAAATGGTATTACATTAATAACATCTTCTATGAATATTTCTTGAAAGCATTGATAGAAAATGATGAAAACTCTGTGAACAGATTGAGGGATATTGTAGCTAGTTCAGGCTACACCCTACTGACTCCAATAATGCTTACATACGCTCTTATAAGAGGAAATCTATTCAATTATGATAGCGATATAGCAACCAAATTGGCAAAGGATAGTAGAAGATATTTGATATACCTAACACTAGCTGATCCATCATGGATCTTCATTGAGAAAGAACTAGAAAGATTTAGAGACGTAATACAATCACTACAATTAGGAGAGGGAACAAGC
Above is a genomic segment from Ignisphaera aggregans DSM 17230 containing:
- a CDS encoding hypothetical protein (InterPro IPR019825~KEGG: hypothetical protein) yields the protein MGQELEIIAEALELKEYYLVAKGKETHHIGRIKLDVKYNCQKLLGKCEEDFDIELHVKPEDIHTDIEIEKLDFKPDGKLSAAAEGSNLHVEVKRGKGEGYVEAIYRIGLTGLQIEGRHEVILRFYRKIAKTGELIEIPNATYKFIIDVVEPPQIEDVKIEPDRNIFETDKFRVIVLFKSFIDDQIDCKILYGSEKIEKTFSTEQHKNYEIVGEFTALTNINKIIIELNSSKLQYSRKREVELLVKKPPRTEVIAEEIDKDIRIGEKASLNLKLYNRSLSNSVKLIIRGNIYEHRIEKHIELEPNEERLVLLETPQLSIESLKISEANLEIIEYPGEFVISKVIKLPEPLKPRITVELDSNRIQMYSSARKELSIRCANDEDYDINLVVEQVEKVNVDIEVKQQSIVVEKNGNNRLLIDVIPKNIGEGKIIVILSAYREKTRIARYEYSIMVEVLPSFKISYIKTKGLQGKYVLRGQPLTLSIGVINHTGELIEIDLGGDGAKPILNKLIILPEVTEYDVDIMVEGEKPAIIFSDGVYTDRRDLDVEVVKPYAEFELETRKIYVGLVNDVRFQIKNPFNQSINVSIKDIVYSNNLEIVETLSYLPLVIPPYSSEEIKLKIRGLTPGKVNIALISIVEYGAESNEFKKDFELVLEIPLDVGIQKQDRIVLPYIYHLPSSKIDIQKLYMKTDFSLIIRNISNNTLHEAINIVVKPHETIDRYIHVKCEKDLLYHLEPSNEEDIRCIMEVDLGYPHDIAKLMYIASIGNIELLKGEIVYNIEHENFVTVEYVRTGFNEKCPYPYAEQEDYIRVYMPIHQDPTVCGSLTEYSKLLLEVVRSLRGKLEEIGGLDPLWSEVYGALFGLVTGRNVKNLHEVVQKIVEKIDEKVEESVIVPALIWKYVLIKLISGEDTEAIKNIRPSILMFTHNKWYYINNIFYEYFLKALIENDENSVNRLRDIVASSGYTLLTPIMLTYALIRGNLFNYDSDIATKLAKDSRRYLIYLTLADPSWIFIEKELERFRDVIQSLQLGEGTSFVEPLSLVIIYHKILYRLLMSLLGE